In the genome of Camelus bactrianus isolate YW-2024 breed Bactrian camel chromosome 18, ASM4877302v1, whole genome shotgun sequence, the window ATCGAGCTCCGAGTGAGCGTGATGTCAACCCGGGGGGCCACCAGCCTCCCAGGCCACGTGTCCCCACAGGCCCCACACCCCTCATCAGTGTGAGGACGTGTTTGGTGTCTACCTCCCACCACTGGGAGCTCCCCTGGAAGGGCGGGAAGTGTGGCTGGTCCACCAATGCATTCCCAGCTTTCCACCCAAGTCCAGGCCCAGAGTGGGGGCCTGGACAGTCTGCGCACCTACTGCGGGGATGGACGACACACCGGGCAGGGCAGGGGCCCAGCCAAGGGCCCTGTGCCCCCGAGCCCCTCACCTTCGCCCCCTCCAGATCACCCCGCCTGCTCTTCTTCCTCATCAGCGTGTTGAAGAAGGTCACGTCAGCCTCCACCTGGTGCGTGTCCAGGACGCTCAGCAGTGAGGACTCTGCGGGGCTCCCGGGCTCCACCGCCTCAGCCAGCAGCGTGAGGGTCTTGATGTCGGGCCGAAGCCCGTGCTCCGCCATCTTGCCCAGGAAACCCTCCAGGCCCCCCATCAAGGCCAGTCTGTCGGCTGGGGTGGTCACTGTCCCAAAGGACACCACCGCCGAGGGGACCGCCCCCATGGTCAGGAGGTTGGCCTTCAGCCCCCAAGGAGGTGGTTCTGGGGCCACAGAGGGGAGGGCCACCCTGTGATCAGGCTCCGCCTTCGTTTCCACTCTAGGTTGAGCCATGCTGGGGGCCCCAGCCTCCTGAATTTCCGGAGACCCCTCAAGTGCCTGAGAAGGTTCCCAAAACAGCTGCCTCTCCAGGGCCTCCACGAGCAGCCTGGCCCATGTGCTGCTGTCCGCCCCGGCCCGGGCTCTCCTCTTTGCCCGCTGCCTGCCTGCCAGGGGCTGCAGCAGGGCCAtctccttcctgggcctcagaaGCACGGCCGCGGCCACCTCCGGGTCCCCCAGGCCGCAGTCCCGAGCTGCCCCCAACAGCAGGTTGTAGCTGTGCCGGCTGGGCTGAAGCCCCAGATGCAGCATCTGCCTCCACACCTGGCGGGAGAGACGAGCCTTCCGCAGGGCGGGCACTGGGAGGCAGCACCCAGCCGGCCAACGTGGGGCTGTGGGAAGGACCTGGCAATCCTCGATCCCAGCACCAGGCTCTGGGCAACTAAGAACCCAAGAACCTGGAAGCTCTGGGAGCCTCCACGGGGTGCCATTCTTTCCTCTCCAGCTCACCCCAAAACTGGTGTCGCAGCTCCAgcccccctgcctccccagggccctgcaccAGGGAACAGGCTTGGCCCCGGGCCTCTGCCACCTTCTCTGTACTCCCCAGGAAGGGACGGCCAGAGTGAGACTCTGGAAGAGTCCAGGCTGACTTAAGGACTGGATTTAGCCGCACTTCCCGAGTGCCTACTGTGCGCCCTGCCCCATTTGGCGCCCTCGGCTCCCTCGAGGGTGCAGAGTGGGTGCGGGCGGAGGGTGTCTCAGCCGGGAAGAGCGCCTCACAAGCTGTGGGCCCAGGCAGCCCCGTTTCCTCTCGAGATGAGATCGTTTTCACCCCCTAGAGAGGCATCTAGTGCACTGGTGTGTTCCCAGGGGGCCCTTCTGATCATGTGTGGGTCACCCTGACACTGGTGACCCAAGATGCCACAAGAGGCTCATGGTCTCACTGGCTCCTCTGTCTGTAGGCTCAATGGGAGGCCGAGACTGCATCTGAGCGTGCAGATGAGGCGTGGGCTGGGGGGACCTGGGTGGGTACAGATCCACCAGACAGGGTCCCGAGGAGGGCAAGGGTCTCGGCAGCCACCTCCATGGGGCACGCTGACAGAACTGAGGTTTATCAGGGACACACATGCTACCCTGAGGCAGCAGGGATTCAGGCTCTAGAGTCAGAccctggttcaaatcccagccctgctgcttAGTGGCTGTGAGACATTAggcagttacttaacctctgtgagcctcagcctcctcatctgtaaaatggggctaatggtGCGTAGCTCAAGCAGCTTAACAAGTGTGACACAAACTGGCCATTAGTGTTCTAGACCACCTCTGACTAGGACAGACCTGGGCCAAAGAGAGGGGGAACTAGAGCTtgtctgcttttctctctcaagAAGCCAGGGCATGGCTGGCAGCCACGGCTCACCAGGAGCCTGCAAAGGGGAGGCACTTGGCCCAGGGCTGTCTGAGATCACTAGGGCTCAAACTCCGTGTGGACCAACCGCCTGGGGATCTGGCTGAGATGCCAACATGGACACACGAGGCCCCGGTGCGGCTGATGCTGCAGGTCTGTGGGCCCCACCTTAAATTAGAGCTTCAGGCGAGCTCCAGGTCCTTCCCAACACCTCGGAGCAGGGAAAGCAGCTGGGGTACCACCAGCTAACTAACTACCACTGCTAACCCTGCCTCTCTGGGGGCCTGAGGTGGGATTAGAGCACTGTGCCTCAACTCTGATGTCCCTAAGAATCTCTCAGGCATGAATGCTGACTTCTGGGTCCGTCCTGCAGAGATGTTGAGTGGGGGATGGGCTGAACATGCCCTCGGGGACCGTAAGGTCAGCGGGTCTGGGCTGGCTGCACAGCCAGCAGCGTGAGAGAGTGCAGGCCGGCTGTGCCCTCACTCGGGGGACAGCGGCACCTCCTCTgcctgtcatctgtaaaatgcagggaCCAGTGTGCTCTGGGAAGGCCAAAAGcttgtaaatataaaatacccaGCACAGGGCAGtagcaggtgctcaagaaatgcaCACAGGATCCTCATGTGCACCCAACACAAGCACAGGGGGAGCAGAGCGGggcagcaggagaggcaggaagcagacCCGGGAGGAACAGACCTGCAGAGCACGTCGGAAGCCTGTCTCCTTGTCCTGGATGCAGCCCATTAGCAGGTAACTGAAGGTCTCCTCAGTGACCACATGCCCTTTCTGGACGATTTCCTGGGGGAGGGAACGAGGAGGCCCACTGAGAATCtgcagcagagcccaggcccaggcctgAGGGGACTGGCTTAGGGCCGACAGCCCCAGGACTGGCCCAGGTCTGCACATCTTGAAGCGGTGGGGCCTGAATCCGGCTGTGGGGCCGACACAGTCCCAGCTCCCGAGCAGAGCTGTCCAGCtgctgcctgcatttcctcctcctctccctcccggCCTCTCTTCCTGGATCCTGGCTCCGCTCCCATCACTTCTGCACAGCCCATCTACAAACACCACCCCAGCAGCCACTTTTAACCCCTGCACACGAGGCTTTGGAATTGCACGGAACTGGCTTCAGGTCCTGACTTCACCACTGGCCAGCCATGAGAGTGTGGGCAAAGCATTAggccccctggcctcagttttctcatctgtggagTGGGGTCACAGACTTGCCTTATAGGATCTTTGGGATGACCCCTCAGTGAGCACCAACTCATCTTCAGTGCTATGAAGCCCACTCCCCACTGTCTGCACCACCACAGAGTCCCACACAGCACAAATGACCCACCACCCTCACTGGGCTGGAGGCTGTCAGACCGAGGCCTCTGAGAACGGGGTCTCACCGGATTCATCTACGAAGCCCAGAGCCAGCCTAGAGCCTGTCTCATTGGCCCCCGAACCTTCCCACATGAGGAACACAGACAGCACAGCCTCACACCTGCCACGTGGCTCACTCTGAgtagagaggaggaaggaagggatgtcCCCACCTTAAACACATCCAGGCACATTCTGAGGTCTGCGCACATGGCAGCCACCTTCAGCAGGGCATGGTATGTTTTCAAGTTGAGCTGGTAGTTTCTGGCCCGCAGCTGCTGCCGTAGCTTCAGGGCGCTCTGCAGAGCTGAGTCCTTCCAGGGAGACTCAGCGCAGACGTTGAACAGGGCTGTATAGGTGGCGTCTGAGGGCTCCAGGTCCCGCTTCTTCATCTGTGGAGatgggggaaaaggaggaggtggCTCTGGGATCTGCCAGATGCACAGACGATAGCCACTCTGGGAGGGAGCTAGACAGGACTCTGCCCCCGAGACGAACAGGCCTGGGAGCAGGGCCGTGCTTGGCCCTCCAAACCCCCAGCTCAGCCTGAGGGACTTGGAGAACTGATCCTGCACCCCAAAAGCACCAACAAGAAACCGTCATCCCGTGAGTAACGCACTAGCAGGTGACATGTTCAGGATCTGCACCCAGCCCTCTTTGGAACCAAAGCTATGGTCTTTGGAGCCTGGTCCCTGCCACCTCCATGCCCCACGCTCACGTCATTGTAGAGCCTGAAGGCCTTCTTCAGGTAGCCGGCCCGCCCACAGCCCCCGATCAGCACCGTGTAGTTGCACTCAAGGGGCTGGAGTTGCTCCTCCTTCAGCATCTGTCTCTCAAACAGGTCCATGGCCTCAACCAGCTGTGGAAGATGAAGGGGAAGGAGGACACAAGGGAAGGGGCTCAGGATGGCCTCGGAGACCctcagcagagggagggagactgaggctgagggaccCTCCCTGAACCCAAGCCTGCTTGGGAGCCAAACACCCAACCTGGGCCTCTGCCACCAGTCTCTTGGTCCCTGAGCTCAGAAGCAAGAGAATTTTGTGATGGCCAGGAAGGAAAGGCCACCAGACATCCACCACCTATGAGAGCTCTGGGGTCCCACTGCTGTAGGGGActcccagagggcaggggcaAGGCCCAGGAGAACAAAGatgggaaagaggggaggggaggagccatgtgcaaaggccctgaagcagGAGTGTGCCCGGGagctggaggagcagggaggaggttGAGGTGGCTGCAGGGAAGTAAGTAAGTAAGTGAAGGAGGGGGAGATGAGGGCAGAGAGGTAAGGGACGGGGGCAGTTCTTACAGGCCATTGTGAGGACTCTAGCGTCTTTTTGTATATTTCTCAATCTTTCATTATGGAAACTCTCAAGGGTAcacaaaaggagagagaacagtGTAACTACAATGACTGCTAATGTTTGGCCAATCTCGTCTAGTCTATGCTCTGCACCTCTCCAACAAGCTgacttttttaaagcaaattccagacatcCCATCGTTTCATTCACAAATTTTGCAACACATACCTCTAAGAGATTTTTAAACATGAATGGAAGATCATTACCAAACCTAAGAATGTGAACTCCATCAATGTCACTGACTGCACTGGGGGCTCTGGAGAGAGAAGTAATGCCCTGAGCTCCCTGCTGGAGCCAGACGGCTCTGTCCTGTGAGCCCATGTCGAGGCAAGAGATGGAGAGAGCCTCGGGGAGACAGCCCAGTGACAAGCGCTGTGATCGCTAAggcaggggtgaggaggaggctAGGCCTGGGTGTTCAGAGGTAGGCTGTGAGAAGGTAGGACTGGTGACATTTGGAAGCTCGATCTGGCAAGACAGAGAAGACTTAGGGATGACCTGGAGGCACTTGGCCGCAGCTGATGGCACAATGGGGCTGCCATTTAGTGAGATGAAGAAAGTGTAGGGAAATCAAGGCTGGGAACAAAAATTTCAGGCGTGTAAGGGAGATGGTGAGGAGGCATTTCGCTACACTGATCGGAAGTCCATGTTTGGCCGGGGCAGAAAGAGGAGGATGAGGACAGCATGGAGGAGGGGGACACTGAGAGCGAGCAGGCAGGCGGGTCACCCGGTGCAGGACCCGGGGTGAGGGAAGACAGAGAGGAGACACGAGCCCTGAGCACCCCACCACTCAGAGATTATCAGGAAGGAGGGATGGCCCCTCACCAAATACAGAGGCACTGAGAAGAAGCAGCTGGGAACAGCAGAATGCGAACGCTCCCTACCTTTCCTTCCTTGATCAGGCGTCTGCACTGAAGGAAGTACCAGTAAGGGGTGTTTCTCCGGCCCCGCCACAACTTTGGCTCCAGCTCCCCTTCCTCATCTTCAATACTCTGTTCCCTGAGCCGTAGGTTATACAACTGGGCTGTCGATTTGTGGAACATTCTCCGGGAGGAGTATTTGTCAGAGAGAGTCCCAAAGctctcctccacctcttcctcctgggtggctgtggggctgggctggcttGGTTTCTTGCTGAGGCTGCCTGTGTTCTGGCTTCCCTGGCCAAGAGACAGCTGAGAGAGGGAGCTGCTGAAGGCTGCTGGCACTGGCCGAATCAGCCCTGTGGCCCTCAGCCGGGCGggaccctccctgcctcctgcccatcTGGCTCCGAGAGGGTCAAGGTGCTGTAGGATGGACAGTGCTAGGGGGCGGGGGCCGGAGAAGAGCCAGGTGAGTCTCAGGAGGTCCATCTCTGGCGTTCCCCTCCAGGGCCTGGCATAGGTCAGCAAAATAATGAGAGTCAACTCGAGTTCATAGTCACCAAGGGCAAAAGGGAGACTGAGAAGTGGATACAAGCATGAGCCCTAAGGTTAGAAAGCCTCAGTTCAGATTTCAGCTCTGCTAAACAACCATCTGTGTGTCCCTGGGCACCCGTTGCtctggcctcagtctcctcacctgtaaactgGGGTTAACTAACATTACCCACACAGCACCATAGCAATGAGTAAATGAGGTCTCAGACATACAGTGTCCAGATAAATCTCGGTGCTGGCACAGTGAATCCTCAACAAACATAAGACTATTGAAATATGTTATCAAGCCATGACCTAAGAGATCTGGGTACCGAAAGCAGAGCTGACTTTGAGCCCTGGACAGAGCTGTGTAATTGGGCCCATTGCTGGACCTTCCTGGGCCTTGATTTCTTCAGCTGCAAGATGAGGAGAATCCCACCTTATCACAAAATtataaagatgaaatgagatgtttttagcacaatgcctggggTTTAACAGGTATTCAAAAAATTGTAGCCATTATCACTTATTATCAAGAAAAAATTGTTGGCATTTTGGGTCTCTGCACAGGGAAGTTAACTTAAGCACTTCTTTTCTGCAAAATTTGTGGACAAATGGGCTAGAGCCATGCTGTCCAATGTGGCTAGAGTACCTGAAATGTGGCCAGTCTACATGGAAATGTGCTGTAGTGTAAATTatacaccagatttcaaagactttgttaaaaaaaaaaaagatggtaaaacacacacaattttcttacGGGTTGAAATGGTATTTCAGATATCCTGggctaaaaaaaatttaatactaattttgcaatttttaaactttatttcacGTGGCtacttaaaagtttaaaattacatAGGTGCTCACGTTATATTTCTATTGCACAGTGCGAGGCTAGTGAATCTGGTCTGTATACTTGAAACtctaaataaaatatcagaataaCAAGCACGAAAACATTTGAAGTCTGGTTATACTAGGAGGTCACCATTGGAAAGACCGCAGGGGTGATGACAGATGGGGACAGATTAATaactggggcccagggaggggagtgACTTGCTGGGGGCCCTGCAACAGTGCAGTGGGCGAGACTGGCTAGGTAGGTCTGGGAACTGGCTGGCTTTAAACCCCAGTCCCTGTAACGTATCAGATGGCCTCTCTGGACCAGCTCCCTAGTGACACTCGTGCAGAGGGCCTTTTCCACTATGCACCTGGTGAGGCTCCAATAGAAATGTAGCGTGAGTATGtatgcaatttaaaatattcaagtagCCACTTAAAGTGTTTACACACGTtaatcaaaagacaaagaatttGAGTTACTGATGTTGGAACAGGtgccaaaatgttttttaaacaaatgttgtATTAATATATATGCTCCTTTTtcaaacatgaaataaagtccAATCGTCACGTAAAAGTGGTGATGACTGTAAAAGACAGTAGGTGCAGATACTCTTATCTCCAACCAACATTTTCACTCATCCCCCTTTGAAATCACGACTTCGTCTTGGGCATAGTGAACGCCACTTGGCCGGTCGCCACTTGGTCGGTCAAGGAAGGACATGGTAAATTTCACACAGCGACAATAAAGGTGTCATTTCTTCCTCCCCAAGTTCCTACCAGCTTAATAACCCCTGAATTAGAGACACGCTGCCGCCGTCCTCCCTCGGGGAGGACGCTCCCCGGAACCCTCAGGACAACCCGACCCTTCTCCACGCTGACCTTCAGAGCCCCGCTTTTCTCAGGGGACGTCCTCGGCTCCGGCTCGGGCTGAGACCCTCGCCGCCCCTCTGGCCAGTCTTCGCCCGGGGCCCGGGCTCCTGTGAGGGTCAAACAGGAACTCGCTCAAGGAGGCCGACCCAGATAACGCGGCCCCACCTGACCCCCCCGGGCCCGCGCCGTCCCCGCCCCGCCTCGCGTCACCCCCGAGTCCCGGCCCCGTCGCGCGGCACACGGGGCTCTTGGTCCCCGTTACCCACTCCGAGGCGCGCCTCTGCCGACCTCGCGCAAGCGCAGCCCGCGACGCGAACTCCCGGCGCACGTGGTTTCAGGTCGCCCGCGACAGCGAGGTGGGCGTTCCGTAGGCGGCTAGCCGGGCCTAGCGGAGCGGCCCGTACTCTGCGTTCGATTGGCCCAGTCTGGGAAGGGGAAAGGGTCGGCGCGGGCTGTGGGCGCTCCCGGCATCcctcgggcggcggcggcggcggcggcggcggcggcggcagcagcagccagGCGAGGCGAGGCGACGTGGGGGAGGACCGTGTGCGGCCGGGCCGGCGGCGGGTAGAGGTGTGAGGGCGGCAAGGGACCTGAACGGGAGCCGGGCCGGtgtggccgccgccgccgccatgcAGGAAATCATCGCCAGCGTGGACCACATCAAGTTCGACTTGGAGATCGCGGTGGAGCAGCAGCTCGGGGCGCAGCCGCTGCCCTTCCCCGGCATGGACAGTGAGCGCGGGGTCGGGGCAGGCGGGGAGGGGCGCGACCGACTCGGCCCCGGAACCTCCCTCCTCTAATTCCGGGACGCCCTCCTTCTCGGCTCGAGAGTTTCTCCCCCTCGGTCCCGGGGATCCTTGGATTCTCCCTTCTTCTTCCCTTACTTGGACTAAGGAGCCCGTCTACCCCGATCTTCGATCCCCGGGGGCTATTCTAAAGCAGTCTTCAGAAGGGCAGGACCACTTCCCGCAGTTCAAATAATTCTTGAGTGAAGGCGGGTATCCTGGATTGGAAATCCTGTCCCCACTCGCACGCACTCCCCAACTACAAGAAAGTACTAAGATATCCCCTTTCCCCATCCTGCAGCCCCCAACTTGGAGCACCCTCTTCATGCTTTCATCAAAGCTGGGCCGTTGAAGGAGTCTTGCTGAGGGAAGGATCCACCTCCTCTTCGTAGTAGACCCCCTGTGAGACTCTGAAGTTCCAGTTTCCTCCTAGGACTCGCATTCCTGGGAGCCCATCCCTCACTGTTTCTCTGGACTCCACCTCTGGGTCATTCCTCGCACCCAGGCAGCTGCCTGAGTTCCCTTCACTCTCCCCCTTGTCATGGTGGCTCCCTGGCCTCCCCCACCATTCAACTCAGATGGGACGTCTAGCACATTAAAAGAAACCAGCAGTTTTCTGCTCCCCTTTCCAGACACACTTGAAATCTAATGCTATAGCAGGAGAGCTCAGTGGGCTCTTAGAGGTCATTGAGCTCAAGCATCAGCCCGGGTTGGGGAAGGGACTTGCTGAAGACTGCTCAGTTCGTGGTGAAGCTAGGGTTCTTTCCCTTTCTATCTGCAGTTCCCTGTGCCTCTCCCCATATGTGCCAGAGGACCTGGGCCACAGTCCCGTATTCTGCCACCTGTCCCTGGGCTGGTAGAGTCTCCCTGCAGCCTCATTCCCCTCAAGCGGCCACAGTTCTCATGCATACGTGACCTCTGTTTTGTCCCTCTCATGCTAACACTTCTTTGTGCAATAATGCTTATACCCAGGAGACATAATTCTAACAACTTTTCTTTATATACACACAAGCAGTGTCTCCACTGTACACGACTTATAAGCAGCTGCTTAAGTGCAGATCCACTCTCGCATACATGGCCTTTTCTTATGTTGATGGCACTAGCTTGAGGCCATGGAACCTTCCCTGCAGGGCAGCTCTTTCCTTCCCGCCCCTCTCCAGCCTGGGACCACAGATACTTGAGCCTGTGAGGGCAGGTACACCATTGAGGGGCCCACAAATGTGTTCTTAGAGGGGGGTCCAGGACATAACCCCAGCCCGGGGCATCAGACTTGGTAAGCACCCTTAGCACTCACTGCCTGCCCTCGATCGCTCAGTGTGTTGGAGCTCAGCGAGGGCACAGACCTTCCTCCCGGGTCCCTGCACTTTACTCCTGTCTTAATTTGGAGAAGAAATTGAGAAGAACCGTCAGTTCTGCCCTGAAGTCATACTCCTTCATCCTGTCTGCTGAAGACCCAGTCTCCAGGACTGTGGAGACTCCACAGGACTCCAGGACTGTGGACTTTGGCTTTTAAGGAATCAAACAGTCTTCACCTCAAAAGAATGAAGGCCCAGAAATACTCTTAAATGCTACATTTTGAAATACAAACGAGTGACACCCCTGTGACATCCACTTCTGTAACCTTAAATCTACCCTAGCGAAACCTGCCTGCTTCCAAGAAGCCAACAAATCTCTTGCAAGTTAGCAAGGAGAGGCATGTGAGTGGGCTTCAGAGATGCTGCTGGTGGGTTTGAGCAACTCTAAACTGCCTGCTAATGGAGAAGACAGTTGATGAAGACGCGGACGGTTTATACTGGTGGCTGTGGCAGCTGGATTCTTGGGCTCAGTGGACGGCCCTGGACCTCACTGCCCCTGCGCTCAGCCTTTCTCTTTCCTGTTCCGCTCACCTGAACCAGCTGCACCTGTGGACACGGAAGACCGAGCTCCTTTAATTGCCGTGTGTTGGTGGTGCAGGTTGAGAGCAGTCCTGCTCCTGTGTCTTCATTATGCTCTTCCCTCCAGACTGGCGTCCCCAGGGCACCTCAGAGTCGTCCCCCTCCCAATTCAATTGTTTGTGCTTCCTGTGAGATcattccctccctctgcctcggGTTAAAATGCCTCTGAACTAGCCCTCTGGAAGGTCTGAGCGGGGGTAATTAATTTCTGTGATCTTGGGCTCCttttttgcttcccccacccactcctaACTCCTTGAAAGCATCTTGCTTAGAGGAAGCTCTCAGAAAGCCCCGAGTGATGACTGGTCTCAGCATATACGTCTCATTTACAGGAACAACTGAAATAAGAGCTTTTTGCTTGCTTGGTTGGGCTGTACTTTTTTTCCCCCGCACTTTCTGTCCTGTACTTTGAACCCTCCATAGGTTAAAGTCCAGATGTCACCAGTAGCAATCGCACCCCGCTTTGTTTGACAcctctccttctctctgcagAGTCGGGGGCTGCTGTCTGTGAGTTCTTTTTGAAGGCTGCCTGTGGCAAAGGTAAGAGAGTCCTGGCTCCCCGACATTCCCTGTGAGGTGCGTTTcaccccccactccccagcaGGCTCTCAGGCTCTCGGATCCCTGGCCTGTCCTGCCTTCGGCAGACTAAGTGTCCCGAGATGAAACTGGGCTGTGGATAGGCTAGGAATGTGATGGGGTGTTCTGCCCAGAACCTGAAACACAGGCCTGAAGCTGGCTGTCAGTCTGCCTTCTTGCCTTCACATTCTTGGAGGCCACGAGCTGACCTGTGACATGGATAGAGGCCCCCAGCACTGAACAGGTGTTCAGGAACTTTCTCAAGGCCACAGAGTTAGTGAATGGCTGAGCCTGGTGTCTCAGCCCAGGCCTTTCTGAGTCTACAGTCTACACAAGCTCACATCCTATGCGTCCTCTCATCAAAAACACTCCGTGATTGTGTGTCTCGTGGAGTTCTTGTTCGTACTAACCGGGTCCCAACAGAGGCGGCGTGAGCCAGACTCACTGATTGAGAAGCCAGATTGCTGGGTGGGACCTCACGTACCATGGATGGATCTGGGTATTTTTCTTCCCGTGGCCACATGTCTGTGGAAACTAAATTTTAATCCAAAGCTTGAATAGAGAGCACAGAATTTGAGCCAGGGGATGGGTGATTTGGGCAAGTTGTGGTTCTGTAACCCAAGTCCTTTACCCGGCCAGGTAGAGCAGCCAGGTTGACCTCAGGCTTTCTGTTGGGAACTTTATTGCCCTGCTGGGCTCCTGGTCTCATTCCTGTCTTTGCTCAGTAATTCTGTCTTCCTGACTCACCACCTTCTGTTAGCATAGCCATCCTTAACACAGGGCAGTACGAGTATCTCTGTTTAACTAATATCATAGCCACTTGCGGCCTGTGGCTGTTAGGGTTTaattaagatgaaataaaatgggAAGTTCTTTAGTCACATTAGTCGTGTTTTGGTTGacagccacgtgtggctagtggctgccgtGCTGGACCACGTGGATCCAGAGCGTCCCCACCCCCGCAGCAAGCTCTGTCAGGCAGGGCTGGTCTAGATCTCTTCTAGTCACATCTCACTGTGGTCGGGCCTTCCCACTAGTCCCACCAGGGC includes:
- the PTCD1 gene encoding pentatricopeptide repeat-containing protein 1, mitochondrial isoform X2, with protein sequence MDLLRLTWLFSGPRPLALSILQHLDPLGARWAGGREGPARLRATGLIRPVPAAFSSSLSQLSLGQGSQNTGSLSKKPSQPSPTATQEEEVEESFGTLSDKYSSRRMFHKSTAQLYNLRLREQSIEDEEGELEPKLWRGRRNTPYWYFLQCRRLIKEGKLVEAMDLFERQMLKEEQLQPLECNYTVLIGGCGRAGYLKKAFRLYNDMKKRDLEPSDATYTALFNVCAESPWKDSALQSALKLRQQLRARNYQLNLKTYHALLKVAAMCADLRMCLDVFKEIVQKGHVVTEETFSYLLMGCIQDKETGFRRALQVWRQMLHLGLQPSRHSYNLLLGAARDCGLGDPEVAAAVLLRPRKEMALLQPLAGRQRAKRRARAGADSSTWARLLVEALERQLFWEPSQALEGSPEIQEAGAPSMAQPRVETKAEPDHRVALPSVAPEPPPWGLKANLLTMGAVPSAVVSFGTVTTPADRLALMGGLEGFLGKMAEHGLRPDIKTLTLLAEAVEPGSPAESSLLSVLDTHQVEADVTFFNTLMRKKSRRGDLEGAKALLPVLARRGIIPNLQTFCNLAIGCRRPADGLQLLADMKYKGKNTYLEKIDGFRAYYKQWLKVMPAEETPHPWQKFRTRPKGEQDTVTVADVDRDPGGQ
- the PTCD1 gene encoding pentatricopeptide repeat-containing protein 1, mitochondrial isoform X1, with amino-acid sequence MDLLRLTWLFSGPRPLALSILQHLDPLGARWAGGREGPARLRATGLIRPVPAAFSSSLSQLSLGQGSQNTGSLSKKPSQPSPTATQEEEVEESFGTLSDKYSSRRMFHKSTAQLYNLRLREQSIEDEEGELEPKLWRGRRNTPYWYFLQCRRLIKEGKLVEAMDLFERQMLKEEQLQPLECNYTVLIGGCGRAGYLKKAFRLYNDMKKRDLEPSDATYTALFNVCAESPWKDSALQSALKLRQQLRARNYQLNLKTYHALLKVAAMCADLRMCLDVFKEIVQKGHVVTEETFSYLLMGCIQDKETGFRRALQVWRQMLHLGLQPSRHSYNLLLGAARDCGLGDPEVAAAVLLRPRKEMALLQPLAGRQRAKRRARAGADSSTWARLLVEALERQLFWEPSQALEGSPEIQEAGAPSMAQPRVETKAEPDHRVALPSVAPEPPPWGLKANLLTMGAVPSAVVSFGTVTTPADRLALMGGLEGFLGKMAEHGLRPDIKTLTLLAEAVEPGSPAESSLLSVLDTHQVEADVTFFNTLMRKKSRRGDLEGAKALLPVLARRGIIPNLQTFCNLAIGCRRPADGLQLLADMKRSQVTPNTHFYSTLINAALKKLDYTYLIDILKDMRRDRVPVNEVVIRQLEFAAQYPPTFDRYKGKNTYLEKIDGFRAYYKQWLKVMPAEETPHPWQKFRTRPKGEQDTVTVADVDRDPGGQ